The Phormidium ambiguum IAM M-71 genome window below encodes:
- a CDS encoding DUF2996 domain-containing protein — MAEETNQNEAGEAVPSTDSPKTTDIPTANAPDPNAVDDQKAAKKPPAAKKEKAPAVEDKPFAEFIPQHYFPALTAALAKQGVNDLELKLEQQKIPVIGYVTQPECWQVIGSWANGKRQFRVYFLSENIQGQKGFSYSENGGKPSTLEPFLIDERKVTLDLLVFGVVQRLNAQKWLVRN, encoded by the coding sequence ATGGCAGAAGAAACTAATCAGAACGAAGCGGGAGAAGCGGTTCCGAGTACTGACTCTCCTAAAACAACAGATATCCCTACTGCTAATGCACCCGATCCTAACGCAGTTGACGATCAAAAAGCAGCAAAAAAACCGCCTGCTGCGAAAAAGGAAAAAGCACCCGCAGTTGAAGATAAACCTTTTGCTGAGTTTATTCCCCAACATTATTTTCCCGCATTAACAGCTGCTTTAGCGAAACAAGGCGTTAATGATTTAGAGCTAAAGTTAGAGCAGCAAAAAATCCCTGTTATTGGTTATGTAACGCAACCGGAATGTTGGCAAGTTATTGGTAGCTGGGCTAATGGCAAACGGCAATTCCGCGTGTATTTCTTGTCAGAAAATATTCAGGGACAAAAAGGTTTTTCCTATTCAGAAAATGGGGGTAAACCTAGCACTCTTGAGCCTTTCTTAATTGATGAACGGAAAGTAACTTTAGATTTACTGGTGTTTGGCGTTGTGCAACGTTTAAATGCCCAAAAGTGGCTAGTGAGAAATTAG
- the thrC gene encoding threonine synthase, with amino-acid sequence MTQAITTQNQGKTTHVKGLQCKECGAEYEAKAIHVCEFCFGPLEVAYDYDALRRSVTRETIQAGPLSIWRYRAFLPVETENPIDVGTGMTPLVRANRLARRLGLKKLYIKNDAVNMPTLSFKDRVVSVALTRARELGFTTVSCASTGNLANSTAAIAAHAGLDCCVFIPADLEAGKILGTLIYGPTVMAVQGNYDQVNRLCCEVANTQGWGFVNINLRPYYSEGSKTLGYEVAEQLGWELPDHIVAPLASGSLFTKIYKGFQEFINVGLVADKSVRFSGAQADGCSPIAQAFRENRDFVQPVKPSTIAKSIAIGNPADGIYALEVARKTGGNIESVNDAEIVEGMKLLAETEGIFTETAGGTTIAVLKKLVEAGKIDPEETTVVYITGNGLKTQEAVQGYIGEPLTIEPKLDSFERALERSRTLERLDWQQVLV; translated from the coding sequence ATGACCCAGGCGATTACAACCCAAAACCAAGGAAAGACAACTCACGTTAAAGGTTTGCAGTGTAAAGAATGTGGTGCTGAATACGAAGCCAAGGCGATTCATGTTTGCGAATTTTGTTTTGGCCCGTTGGAAGTGGCTTATGATTACGATGCTCTTCGTCGTTCTGTGACTCGTGAAACTATTCAAGCTGGCCCACTTTCGATTTGGCGTTATCGGGCGTTTTTGCCTGTGGAAACTGAAAACCCGATCGATGTGGGAACTGGTATGACTCCTCTGGTTCGCGCTAATCGGTTGGCTCGTCGCCTGGGTCTGAAAAAGCTTTATATTAAAAACGATGCTGTCAATATGCCTACCCTTAGCTTCAAAGATAGGGTGGTATCGGTGGCTTTGACTCGCGCTCGTGAATTGGGTTTTACTACAGTTTCTTGTGCTAGCACTGGTAACTTGGCTAATTCTACAGCTGCGATCGCAGCCCACGCCGGACTCGACTGCTGTGTATTCATCCCCGCCGACTTGGAAGCTGGAAAAATCCTGGGTACGCTGATTTATGGCCCTACCGTAATGGCGGTGCAAGGAAATTACGACCAAGTAAACCGTCTCTGTTGTGAAGTTGCGAATACACAAGGTTGGGGATTTGTCAATATTAATTTGCGTCCCTACTACTCCGAAGGTTCCAAAACTTTGGGTTACGAAGTTGCCGAACAACTCGGCTGGGAATTACCAGATCATATAGTTGCGCCTTTGGCTTCTGGTTCTTTGTTCACCAAGATTTACAAAGGTTTCCAAGAATTTATTAATGTCGGTTTAGTGGCAGATAAGAGTGTAAGATTCAGTGGCGCACAAGCTGACGGTTGTTCGCCGATTGCTCAAGCTTTCCGGGAAAATCGGGATTTTGTGCAACCAGTAAAACCGAGTACAATTGCAAAATCGATCGCAATTGGCAACCCAGCAGACGGCATTTACGCCTTAGAAGTCGCTCGGAAAACAGGCGGTAACATTGAATCAGTCAACGATGCCGAAATTGTCGAAGGCATGAAGCTATTGGCAGAAACTGAAGGTATCTTCACCGAAACTGCTGGAGGAACCACAATTGCCGTACTGAAAAAATTAGTCGAAGCTGGTAAAATTGACCCCGAAGAAACCACAGTAGTTTACATCACCGGAAACGGTTTGAAAACTCAGGAAGCCGTTCAAGGTTACATCGGCGAACCTTTAACAATTGAACCAAAATTAGACAGTTTCGAGCGTGCTTTGGAACGTTCTCGCACCTTGGAACGCCTCGACTGGCAACAAGTACTTGTGTAA
- a CDS encoding SH3 domain-containing protein, with translation MKNVKLNAVQSLAAISILFSPTLSLVAANTQEIPQKLADAAKEACIRSAEAKGFKIEQVVSLEPNGTDGVRAILSQSRNGQANQLTCGYSEKDGAVFNEETTETTITIVPTTAVITEFGTALVPTATDFAPLWWLLLPLLALPLLLWWTKRRDALETSEANAYVTTAVADKDYEAIVRTNGSLINVHLGPNDTHTIIGTLRDNQRVSLSGRYDNNWAELINGGWVNSQYLEYLETNPRYQTS, from the coding sequence ATGAAAAATGTGAAACTAAATGCTGTACAATCATTAGCTGCTATTTCAATATTATTTAGCCCTACACTTTCTCTGGTTGCAGCAAATACCCAAGAAATCCCACAAAAGTTAGCTGATGCTGCTAAAGAAGCTTGCATTCGATCGGCAGAAGCAAAAGGATTTAAAATTGAACAAGTAGTTTCTCTTGAACCAAATGGAACAGATGGTGTTAGGGCAATTTTAAGTCAGAGTCGCAATGGACAAGCGAATCAACTGACTTGTGGATATTCTGAAAAAGATGGTGCAGTTTTTAACGAAGAGACAACTGAAACAACTATTACCATCGTACCAACTACAGCAGTAATTACAGAATTTGGGACAGCACTAGTACCAACAGCAACAGATTTTGCGCCTCTGTGGTGGTTGCTTTTACCTTTATTGGCATTACCGCTGCTGTTATGGTGGACGAAACGCCGGGATGCCTTGGAAACTTCAGAAGCTAATGCTTATGTTACTACTGCGGTTGCGGATAAAGATTATGAAGCGATCGTCCGCACAAATGGCAGTTTGATTAATGTTCATTTAGGCCCTAACGATACTCATACAATAATTGGTACGCTGCGGGATAATCAAAGAGTATCTCTCTCTGGTCGCTATGATAATAATTGGGCAGAGTTGATTAATGGTGGTTGGGTCAATAGTCAATATTTAGAATATTTGGAAACTAATCCTCGCTACCAGACTAGTTAA
- a CDS encoding DUF427 domain-containing protein, with protein sequence MAKAVWNGAILAESDRTEVVEGNHYFPPDTINKEYFKDSNTHTTCPWKGVASYYTIEVDGQQNKDAAWYYPQTKDAAKKIQGYIAFWKGVKVEA encoded by the coding sequence ATGGCAAAAGCAGTTTGGAATGGTGCTATTTTAGCAGAGAGCGATCGCACAGAGGTAGTCGAAGGAAACCATTACTTCCCCCCCGACACCATCAACAAAGAATATTTTAAAGATAGCAACACTCACACCACTTGTCCTTGGAAAGGTGTCGCCAGTTACTACACTATTGAAGTAGACGGACAACAAAACAAAGATGCTGCTTGGTACTATCCCCAAACTAAAGATGCTGCCAAAAAAATTCAAGGATACATAGCATTTTGGAAAGGCGTAAAAGTCGAAGCCTAA
- a CDS encoding CHAT domain-containing protein has protein sequence MSRRTLLWTTALIATLGIVTSVPGGIFAQTPTPSTEQFNELEEAKLLVKQVSQLYEQGKYAEAIPLAEKIIATFEKAFGAEHPEIVTFINILAILHQQQGNYTQAEPLYLRSLAISEKVLGSQHPDVAVILNNLAEMYRYMGDYAKAEPLHQRSLTIWEKALGTEHPKVAISLNNMAELYRQMGNYIKAEPLYQRSLAIREKVLGSEHSDVGNSLNNLAELYRQMGNYTQAEPLYQRSLVILEKTLGSEHPHFAASLNNLAELYRQMSKYAQAEPLYQRSLTILEKVLGSQHPSIGTILSNLALLYGQMGKYTQAEPLYQRSLAIREKALGSEHPSVAASLNNLAELYYKMGNYAQAEPLYQRSLTILEKALGSEHSDVAISLNNLAGLYQAKGDIRRAVEFQTRGANLEEQQLAANLTIGSESQKRAYMRTLSGTTNSIVSLHVQAAPNNPEAASLALTTVLRRKGRILEVLTDSLITLRQNLTPENQQLLDQFNTTRSQLAALIFNQPKNLSLEEYRNQVANLKTQAEQQEAELARRSTEFRKLSQPATIEAVQKLIPQNAALVELVLYEPFNAKTAKWGTPRYVAYILNPSGEIQWVDLGEAESINKGVTEFRQALQSQSPNIQKIARSLDAKIMQPIRQRLGNTRTLLISPDSQLNLIPFAALVDENNRYLVESYSITYLGSGRDLLRLQNPVASRSSPVLLANPDYSNPGNSSVQVASKSRGNNSQRSTDLAQIQFGPLPGTLKEAEAIAPLLSGIQKLTGSQATENALKQVKSPQILHIATHGFFLEDVDLVAPPSGLSRSLQVEADSSVKPGRRVTGNQENPLLRSGLALAGFNVRQSGDEDGVLTAMEAAALNLWGTKLVVLSACETGVGDVANGEGVFGLRRAFAIAGAESQLLSLWKVDDEGTKDLMVSYYRRLLNNEGRSEALRQIQLEMLRNSKYQHPYFWAAFIPSGDWSGMGTK, from the coding sequence ATGAGCCGGAGAACGCTGCTGTGGACAACTGCCCTCATCGCCACACTAGGTATTGTAACGAGTGTTCCTGGCGGAATTTTCGCACAAACACCAACACCCTCAACCGAACAATTCAATGAACTCGAAGAAGCCAAACTTCTCGTTAAACAGGTTAGTCAACTTTACGAACAAGGCAAATATGCTGAAGCAATTCCCCTAGCGGAAAAAATTATAGCAACTTTTGAAAAAGCTTTCGGAGCCGAACATCCTGAAATCGTAACTTTTATCAACATTCTGGCTATATTGCACCAACAACAAGGCAATTACACCCAAGCTGAACCCCTTTATCTACGTTCTTTAGCCATTTCTGAAAAAGTTCTGGGTTCTCAACATCCTGATGTTGCCGTCATCCTCAACAACTTGGCAGAAATGTACCGATATATGGGCGATTACGCAAAAGCTGAACCTTTGCATCAAAGGTCTTTGACTATTTGGGAAAAAGCCCTTGGTACAGAACATCCCAAAGTAGCCATTAGCCTGAACAACATGGCAGAACTTTATCGACAGATGGGTAATTACATCAAAGCGGAACCTTTGTATCAAAGGTCTTTGGCTATCCGGGAAAAAGTCCTTGGTTCCGAGCATTCTGATGTTGGTAACAGCCTCAATAACTTAGCAGAACTTTATCGACAGATGGGTAATTACACCCAAGCTGAACCTCTATACCAACGCTCTCTAGTCATTCTGGAAAAAACCCTTGGTTCAGAACATCCGCATTTTGCTGCTAGCCTCAATAACCTAGCAGAATTGTACCGACAGATGAGTAAATACGCCCAAGCTGAACCTCTATACCAACGTTCTCTAACCATCTTGGAAAAAGTCCTTGGCTCCCAACATCCAAGTATTGGTACTATCCTGAGCAACTTGGCGTTACTTTACGGACAGATGGGCAAATATACTCAAGCTGAACCCTTATACCAGAGGTCTTTAGCTATTCGGGAAAAAGCTCTTGGTTCCGAGCATCCTAGTGTTGCGGCTAGCCTGAACAACCTGGCAGAACTTTATTACAAGATGGGCAACTATGCTCAAGCTGAACCTCTGTACCAACGCTCTCTAACCATTCTGGAAAAGGCTCTTGGCTCCGAGCATTCCGATGTTGCTATCAGTCTTAATAATTTGGCAGGACTGTACCAAGCTAAAGGAGATATTCGTCGTGCAGTTGAATTTCAAACTCGTGGTGCAAATCTGGAAGAACAGCAACTTGCTGCTAACCTTACCATTGGCTCGGAATCTCAAAAGCGTGCTTACATGAGAACTCTTTCTGGGACAACAAACAGTATTGTTTCTCTGCACGTCCAAGCTGCACCCAATAACCCAGAAGCCGCGTCTTTGGCTTTGACTACGGTTTTACGTCGCAAGGGTCGGATTTTGGAAGTTCTGACGGATAGCCTGATTACTTTACGTCAAAATCTGACTCCAGAAAATCAACAGTTACTCGACCAATTTAATACAACTCGCAGTCAACTTGCAGCTTTAATTTTTAATCAACCAAAAAATCTTTCTTTAGAAGAGTATCGGAACCAAGTTGCTAATCTGAAAACTCAAGCGGAACAACAGGAAGCTGAATTAGCTCGTCGTTCAACGGAATTTCGTAAGCTTTCTCAACCTGCAACTATTGAAGCTGTTCAAAAACTGATTCCGCAAAATGCGGCTTTAGTTGAATTAGTGCTTTACGAACCTTTTAATGCCAAAACAGCGAAATGGGGAACTCCTCGCTATGTTGCCTATATTCTCAATCCTTCTGGTGAGATTCAATGGGTGGATTTAGGGGAAGCAGAATCTATTAACAAAGGGGTGACTGAGTTTCGTCAAGCTTTGCAATCTCAATCTCCTAATATTCAAAAAATTGCCCGCTCTCTTGATGCCAAAATTATGCAACCTATTCGGCAGCGTTTGGGTAATACTCGCACGCTGTTAATTTCTCCTGATAGCCAACTTAATTTAATTCCTTTTGCTGCTTTAGTTGATGAAAATAACCGTTATTTAGTGGAAAGTTATTCGATTACTTATCTTGGTTCTGGTCGTGATTTGTTGCGGTTACAAAATCCGGTTGCTAGTCGTTCTAGTCCAGTACTTTTAGCTAATCCTGATTATAGTAATCCTGGTAATTCATCGGTGCAGGTTGCTAGTAAAAGTCGTGGTAATAATAGTCAACGTTCTACTGATTTAGCCCAAATTCAATTTGGGCCTTTACCTGGGACTTTGAAAGAAGCTGAAGCTATTGCGCCTTTGCTTTCTGGAATTCAAAAATTAACTGGTTCTCAAGCGACAGAAAATGCTTTGAAACAAGTAAAAAGTCCTCAGATTTTACATATTGCGACTCACGGATTTTTCTTGGAAGATGTGGATTTAGTTGCACCGCCGTCTGGGTTGAGTCGAAGTCTTCAAGTTGAGGCTGATTCGAGTGTAAAACCTGGTCGTCGTGTGACGGGAAATCAAGAAAATCCGTTACTGAGGTCGGGTTTGGCTTTGGCTGGTTTTAATGTGCGCCAAAGTGGTGATGAGGATGGGGTGTTAACGGCGATGGAGGCGGCGGCTTTGAATTTGTGGGGAACGAAGTTGGTGGTGTTATCTGCTTGTGAAACTGGGGTGGGAGATGTGGCGAATGGGGAGGGGGTTTTTGGGTTGCGCCGTGCGTTTGCGATCGCAGGTGCGGAAAGTCAGCTGTTAAGCTTATGGAAAGTGGATGATGAGGGTACAAAGGATTTAATGGTGAGTTATTATCGCCGTTTGTTGAATAATGAGGGGCGTTCTGAGGCTTTGCGTCAGATTCAGTTGGAAATGTTGCGAAATTCTAAGTATCAACATCCTTATTTTTGGGCGGCTTTTATTCCTTCTGGTGATTGGTCTGGGATGGGGACGAAATGA
- a CDS encoding caspase family protein, with protein MKRRHFLQFATSTLATLGLSQFNIQQHSWRYAKVLAKNTPRKLALLVGINNYTDAPLRGCINDTYLQRELLIHRFGFNPKDILLVTDETNIKPTRAGILQAFEEHLIKQAKPGDVVVYHFSGHGSQVFDPNSGATDQLNSTFVPIDREISTSGDQRIVSDVMGETLFLLMSALQTENVAVVLDSCHSGGGKRGNLTIRAINSNANIIPSSMERDYQEQWLSKLGKSRDWLQQERQKSIAKGIVIASAAREQLAADTPFNGFSAGAFTYVLTQYLWQTNSEESINSVIANVARSTTRISSTRQIPEFEVKKGSNNDKKPAYFLSHKLPAAEAVITKVAGKSVELWLGGIDCKSMAAFNKNALFFMVDNQGRNLGTVRLDARNPNNGLIGQGTILETSQSNAIKPGLILQEQARAIPNNLTLSIGLDDSLGADKKVASQLLSSLNRIESTALGNTEVQYIFGRMTEANYRELQQSKVVDIPPVGSLGLYAPGLDLIPGSFGAANENVTSAINRLKAKFRSLLAARLVKLTLNADSSKLKVSTVMRVLNAESGQPVNVAASAFTVRGSTINSAQVPTTITANSGKIPDLPVGTRVQFLFENKEDKNLYVNLLVITPEGEMIVLFPNSWAATNDAALVKAGETRQIPEVGKDPFKITVGKPYGNVEVLVIASATPLREALKKLQSIAVSRGQRGGPLSLESDAAAVIDDLLGDFDNGTRGSRSLYASFDSTVRSIDTAQLAAMSITFRSISG; from the coding sequence ATGAAACGTCGTCACTTCCTCCAATTCGCTACTTCTACTCTCGCTACTTTGGGATTAAGTCAATTCAATATTCAACAACATAGTTGGCGCTATGCCAAAGTTTTGGCAAAAAATACTCCTCGCAAACTGGCGTTATTAGTAGGAATTAACAACTATACTGATGCGCCTTTAAGAGGTTGTATTAATGATACTTATTTACAACGGGAGTTATTAATTCATCGTTTTGGGTTTAACCCGAAAGATATTCTTTTAGTTACTGATGAAACTAATATTAAACCTACCCGTGCTGGGATTTTACAAGCTTTTGAAGAACACTTAATTAAACAAGCTAAACCGGGAGATGTCGTAGTTTATCATTTTTCTGGTCATGGTTCGCAAGTTTTTGACCCCAATAGTGGTGCAACTGACCAATTAAATAGTACTTTTGTGCCTATTGACAGAGAAATTTCTACATCAGGCGACCAAAGAATTGTTTCGGATGTGATGGGAGAAACTTTATTTTTATTAATGTCTGCCTTACAAACAGAAAATGTGGCTGTTGTTCTTGATAGTTGTCATTCTGGTGGGGGGAAACGTGGTAACTTGACGATTCGAGCTATCAATAGCAATGCAAACATTATTCCTAGTTCAATGGAAAGAGATTATCAGGAACAATGGCTTTCTAAGTTGGGCAAATCAAGGGATTGGTTGCAACAAGAACGCCAAAAAAGTATCGCCAAGGGAATAGTTATTGCTTCGGCGGCGCGTGAGCAATTAGCGGCTGATACGCCTTTTAATGGGTTTTCGGCGGGGGCTTTTACTTATGTTTTAACTCAGTATCTTTGGCAAACAAATTCTGAGGAATCAATTAATAGTGTTATTGCTAATGTTGCTCGCAGTACGACTCGGATTTCTAGTACGCGACAAATCCCGGAATTTGAAGTGAAAAAAGGCAGCAATAATGACAAAAAACCTGCTTATTTTCTCAGTCATAAACTTCCGGCGGCTGAAGCTGTGATTACTAAGGTGGCAGGTAAGTCGGTGGAATTATGGTTGGGAGGAATTGACTGTAAATCTATGGCTGCTTTTAACAAAAATGCTTTATTTTTTATGGTTGATAACCAAGGCAGAAATTTAGGAACTGTTCGTTTAGATGCACGCAATCCTAATAATGGATTAATTGGTCAAGGAACGATTCTCGAAACTTCCCAATCAAATGCAATCAAACCGGGATTAATATTGCAAGAACAAGCTAGGGCAATTCCTAATAATTTAACTTTAAGTATTGGATTGGATGATTCTTTAGGTGCAGATAAAAAAGTTGCTTCTCAATTACTTTCTAGTTTAAATCGGATTGAATCAACGGCTTTAGGAAACACAGAAGTACAATATATTTTTGGTCGGATGACTGAGGCGAATTATCGAGAACTTCAGCAAAGTAAAGTGGTTGATATTCCTCCGGTTGGTAGTTTGGGTTTATATGCGCCTGGGTTAGATTTAATTCCAGGTTCTTTTGGGGCGGCTAATGAAAATGTTACTTCTGCTATTAATAGATTAAAAGCAAAATTTCGCTCTTTATTAGCAGCAAGATTAGTTAAGTTAACTCTCAATGCTGATTCATCAAAGTTGAAAGTTTCGACGGTGATGAGAGTTTTAAATGCTGAAAGTGGACAGCCAGTGAATGTGGCAGCAAGTGCTTTTACGGTGCGCGGAAGTACGATTAATTCGGCACAAGTTCCTACTACTATTACAGCAAATTCCGGGAAAATTCCTGATTTACCTGTGGGAACTCGCGTGCAATTTTTGTTTGAAAATAAAGAGGATAAAAACCTTTATGTAAACTTGTTGGTAATTACGCCGGAAGGTGAAATGATTGTGTTATTTCCTAATAGTTGGGCGGCAACAAATGATGCTGCTTTAGTTAAGGCGGGAGAAACTCGACAAATTCCTGAAGTGGGTAAAGATCCATTTAAAATTACTGTTGGTAAACCTTATGGAAATGTGGAAGTTTTGGTAATTGCTAGTGCTACTCCTTTGCGGGAAGCGTTGAAAAAATTACAGTCTATTGCGGTTAGTCGGGGACAAAGAGGTGGGCCTTTATCTTTAGAAAGTGATGCTGCTGCGGTGATTGATGATTTATTGGGTGATTTTGACAATGGTACTCGCGGAAGTCGCAGTTTGTATGCGTCTTTTGATTCTACTGTGCGATCGATCGATACTGCACAGCTAGCTGCTATGTCGATTACTTTTCGATCGATTTCTGGTTAG
- a CDS encoding TM2 domain-containing protein, translating to MDNRKVTNSAMNTVNSNVGNNVGTSYLLWLACLLQLHGLHRIYNRKMFTGIIWLCTFGLFGVGQFIDLFLIPGMVEEHNLKIRGKFGYAPNGIPLNQPAVSRTIPLNRDQLMVKLVKTAAARGNKLSVTQAVMDTGMTFSEIEGALMQLVKAGYVRIDNDPITGVVVYEFVEL from the coding sequence ATGGACAATCGCAAAGTAACTAATTCAGCAATGAATACCGTTAACAGTAATGTTGGTAATAATGTTGGCACTAGCTACTTACTTTGGCTAGCTTGCTTGCTACAGCTACATGGTTTACACCGCATCTATAATCGCAAAATGTTCACAGGCATTATTTGGCTATGTACATTTGGCTTATTTGGAGTTGGACAATTTATTGATTTATTCCTAATTCCCGGAATGGTAGAAGAGCATAACTTAAAAATTAGAGGAAAATTCGGTTATGCACCCAATGGAATCCCATTAAATCAACCAGCAGTTTCTCGAACTATTCCCTTAAATCGAGATCAATTAATGGTCAAATTAGTCAAAACCGCAGCTGCTAGAGGTAACAAACTTTCAGTTACTCAAGCAGTTATGGATACTGGTATGACTTTTTCCGAAATTGAAGGCGCATTAATGCAATTAGTAAAAGCTGGTTATGTAAGAATTGATAACGACCCTATTACTGGTGTTGTAGTTTACGAATTTGTCGAACTTTGA
- a CDS encoding MoaD/ThiS family protein — protein MSVTVLVPTPLQKFTNDQATIECSANSIAELIESLEQSCPGIKARICDDKGEVRRFLNLYVNSEDIRFLDGKATPLKDGDEVSIVPAVAGG, from the coding sequence ATGTCCGTTACAGTTTTAGTTCCCACTCCTCTGCAAAAGTTTACCAACGACCAAGCAACTATAGAATGCAGTGCTAACAGCATCGCAGAATTAATTGAATCCTTAGAACAAAGTTGCCCAGGCATTAAAGCGCGTATCTGTGATGACAAAGGAGAAGTCCGCCGCTTTTTGAACCTCTACGTCAACAGCGAAGACATCAGATTTTTAGATGGAAAAGCTACACCCTTAAAAGATGGCGACGAAGTAAGCATCGTTCCCGCTGTTGCTGGTGGTTGA
- the acsF gene encoding magnesium-protoporphyrin IX monomethyl ester (oxidative) cyclase, with translation MVDSLKKPSFEELRPGIKVPAKETILTPRFYTTDFDEMARMDISPNEDELKAILEEFRTDYNRHHFVRDAEFEQSWEHIDGETRRLFVEFLERSCTAEFSGFLLYKELGRRLKDKSPVLAECFNLMSRDEARHAGFLNKALSDFNLSLDLGFLTKSRKYTFFKPKFIFYATYLSEKIGYWRYITIYRHLEAHPEDRVYPIFRFFENWCQDENRHGDFFDAMMKAQPETLNDWKAKLWCRFFLLSVFATMYLNDIQRADFYAAIGLNARDYDIHVIEKTNETAGRVFPVMLDVNNPEFYERLDVCVQNNAKLTEIVNSNQPKILQLLRKLPLYISNGWQLLRLYLMKPIDVTSLQGTVK, from the coding sequence ATGGTAGATTCCCTTAAGAAACCCAGTTTTGAAGAATTACGACCAGGAATAAAAGTTCCAGCCAAAGAAACCATCCTCACGCCTCGGTTTTATACCACTGACTTTGACGAAATGGCGCGGATGGACATCTCACCAAACGAAGATGAACTAAAAGCGATTTTGGAAGAGTTCCGCACTGACTACAATCGCCATCACTTTGTCCGGGATGCAGAATTTGAACAATCCTGGGAACACATCGACGGGGAAACTCGCAGGTTGTTCGTTGAGTTCCTAGAACGTTCCTGTACTGCTGAATTTTCTGGATTTCTCCTTTACAAGGAACTAGGAAGACGCTTAAAGGATAAAAGTCCGGTTTTAGCAGAATGCTTTAACCTCATGTCACGGGATGAGGCGCGTCACGCAGGATTCCTCAACAAAGCATTGTCTGACTTTAACCTGTCCCTAGACTTAGGATTCCTGACAAAAAGCCGGAAATATACCTTCTTTAAACCAAAATTCATTTTCTACGCTACCTACCTTTCTGAAAAGATTGGTTACTGGCGCTATATCACTATTTACCGCCACTTAGAAGCTCATCCTGAAGACCGAGTTTATCCAATTTTCCGCTTCTTTGAAAATTGGTGTCAGGATGAAAACCGTCATGGTGACTTCTTTGATGCCATGATGAAGGCGCAACCCGAAACATTAAACGACTGGAAAGCGAAACTCTGGTGTCGGTTCTTCCTACTATCAGTGTTTGCTACCATGTACCTCAATGATATCCAACGGGCTGATTTCTATGCAGCTATTGGTCTCAATGCACGGGATTATGATATTCACGTGATTGAAAAGACCAATGAAACTGCTGGAAGAGTCTTCCCTGTTATGTTGGATGTGAATAATCCAGAATTCTATGAGCGTTTGGATGTTTGTGTTCAAAATAATGCCAAACTGACTGAGATTGTTAACTCCAATCAGCCCAAAATCTTACAATTGTTACGGAAACTACCTCTGTATATTTCTAACGGTTGGCAACTCTTGCGGCTGTATTTAATGAAACCAATTGATGTAACTTCTTTGCAAGGAACAGTCAAATAA